From a region of the Thermosipho melanesiensis BI429 genome:
- a CDS encoding methionine synthase, producing MVYIPEKHEYMPSKKIFLARAGMRYKGMENDLNEEINEIYLEGLRLSKPIVWFDTIKDIPNFVPKSFKGIKKITIFVSTLGKDIDEKIEEYMENGEIFKGAILDAWASEALEKLNDSFDKKLREKMGKGTMRFSPGYGDVDIRKNKDIINFLKIKEIKVLQSGVMIPRKTTTCMVGWW from the coding sequence ATGGTCTATATTCCTGAAAAGCACGAGTATATGCCATCAAAGAAGATTTTTCTTGCAAGAGCTGGTATGAGATACAAAGGTATGGAAAATGATCTAAACGAAGAAATTAACGAGATTTATTTGGAAGGTTTGAGGCTTTCTAAACCCATTGTATGGTTTGATACAATTAAAGACATTCCAAATTTCGTTCCTAAAAGTTTTAAAGGAATAAAAAAAATCACTATTTTTGTTTCCACTCTTGGTAAAGATATAGATGAAAAAATAGAGGAATACATGGAAAATGGCGAAATTTTTAAAGGTGCAATATTAGATGCCTGGGCATCTGAGGCTTTGGAAAAACTCAATGATTCTTTTGATAAAAAACTTAGGGAAAAAATGGGAAAAGGAACTATGCGTTTTTCTCCTGGCTATGGTGATGTGGATATTAGGAAAAATAAAGATATTATAAACTTCTTGAAAATAAAAGAGATTAAGGTTTTGCAAAGCGGTGTTATGATTCCAAGAAAGACAACAACATGTATGGTAGGATGGTGGTAA
- a CDS encoding DUF2207 domain-containing protein — protein sequence MKKAIVGMFLFSLVYFVFFVFVTGYFDDFFKVYKISSANVEQVMDSNGILHVHEIITFDMKKPFRGVYREVPASRAVEIENVKLWIENVEGEWVELEKDNKSFKARVWVSKTPISPEKVDKLILHVTYDAKYAIEKGKDISQVFRQFWGNEWDSTVGKLTAKFIFPKEANIVKVYVHPKVDVEKIGNSYTVSINNHPKRSFAEARFLIDNFSPKYLYRNPTLTLNEVEEIEKKYSLRHTLSLILPPISIILVILLLVLTFYYFGREKDIQYHGIYERKIPYKDTPDIVNAIVVNQLKKIDKDGISAVIMDLYKKGYLELDKEGKYIKVLEKEGDLPLTERYFYEFLKKYSTNSLFSFSELKKTLSKDKSLAKEFLGDFGAYKSTVLDEAKSRGYLSLMGTYISYVLASFSIVLAIAYFILFSSVTFKYQLFFSGVLFVLGGVVFLLDRDVFGSWSKEGREYYVKWNKFKEFLLDFSALSKYPPDSIILWEEYLVYATALGIADEVEKHMKKLVPKEISDDSIYYYPYRRFGSQFFAVSYVATSAVSSSSNGGGFSGGAGGVGGGSGGGGGGAF from the coding sequence TTGAAGAAAGCAATAGTTGGCATGTTTTTGTTTTCTTTGGTGTATTTTGTGTTTTTTGTCTTTGTAACTGGATATTTTGATGACTTTTTTAAGGTATATAAAATTTCCAGTGCAAATGTAGAACAGGTGATGGATAGTAATGGAATATTACATGTTCATGAGATAATAACCTTTGACATGAAAAAGCCATTTAGAGGTGTATATAGGGAAGTACCTGCATCTAGGGCGGTGGAAATAGAAAACGTTAAGTTATGGATAGAGAATGTGGAAGGAGAATGGGTTGAGTTAGAAAAAGATAATAAATCATTTAAGGCACGGGTTTGGGTATCAAAAACACCTATTTCTCCTGAAAAGGTAGATAAATTAATACTTCACGTTACGTATGATGCAAAATATGCAATTGAAAAAGGAAAGGATATTTCACAAGTTTTTAGACAATTTTGGGGTAATGAATGGGATTCAACTGTGGGAAAACTTACGGCAAAATTCATTTTTCCAAAAGAGGCTAATATAGTGAAGGTATATGTTCATCCAAAGGTTGATGTTGAAAAAATAGGAAATTCGTATACTGTATCTATTAACAATCATCCAAAGCGATCGTTTGCAGAAGCAAGGTTTTTAATCGATAATTTTTCTCCTAAATATTTATATAGAAATCCCACTTTGACTTTAAATGAAGTAGAGGAAATAGAGAAAAAATATAGCTTAAGACACACTCTATCTTTAATTTTACCACCAATTTCCATAATTTTAGTTATTTTGTTACTAGTTTTAACTTTCTATTATTTTGGAAGGGAAAAGGATATACAGTATCATGGTATATATGAACGAAAGATACCCTATAAAGATACGCCGGATATTGTAAATGCAATAGTTGTAAATCAGTTAAAGAAGATAGATAAGGATGGTATAAGCGCGGTAATTATGGATTTATATAAAAAAGGATATTTAGAGTTAGACAAAGAAGGAAAGTACATTAAAGTGTTGGAAAAAGAAGGTGATTTGCCATTAACTGAGAGGTATTTTTATGAATTTCTGAAAAAATACTCAACAAATAGTTTGTTTTCATTTTCAGAATTAAAAAAGACACTTTCCAAGGATAAAAGTCTTGCAAAGGAATTTTTAGGAGATTTTGGAGCATATAAATCTACGGTTTTGGATGAAGCAAAATCAAGAGGATATTTATCACTTATGGGAACTTACATATCGTATGTTTTGGCATCTTTTTCCATTGTGCTCGCTATAGCGTATTTTATTTTGTTTTCAAGTGTAACTTTTAAATATCAACTATTTTTCTCTGGAGTATTGTTCGTATTGGGAGGGGTAGTCTTTTTATTGGACAGAGATGTATTTGGCAGCTGGTCGAAAGAGGGAAGGGAGTATTATGTAAAATGGAACAAATTTAAGGAGTTTTTATTGGATTTTTCTGCACTATCAAAATACCCTCCTGATTCTATAATTTTATGGGAAGAGTATCTTGTGTATGCAACGGCGTTGGGAATAGCTGATGAGGTTGAAAAACATATGAAAAAATTAGTACCAAAAGAAATAAGTGATGATTCCATATATTATTACCCATACCGTAGATTTGGCTCGCAATTTTTTGCGGTATCATATGTTGCAACAAGTGCTGTATCTAGTTCCTCAAATGGTGGAGGATTTTCAGGAGGTGCTGGAGGCGTTGGTGGTGGATCTGGAGGAGGCGGAGGTGGAGCATTTTAA
- a CDS encoding nitroreductase family protein, whose protein sequence is MLLELAKKRKTVRIFSDKKPDIEDIKYAINVAKEAPSGMNAQPWHFKIVDAQKEKEKIREIVEKEERKFYESSKGKLKEFLKNANITWKKEFLTQAPYLLFVYSDKSAPFSKESTWLAIGYLLLALEEIGLSTVTYTPPNLNDFSFGNYKLEVILPIGYGNDPKEKYHRKNIDEIISFNDIF, encoded by the coding sequence ATGTTATTAGAACTTGCTAAAAAAAGAAAAACAGTAAGGATTTTTTCAGACAAAAAGCCAGATATTGAGGATATAAAATATGCTATAAATGTTGCAAAGGAAGCACCATCTGGTATGAATGCACAGCCTTGGCATTTTAAAATAGTAGATGCTCAAAAAGAAAAAGAAAAAATCAGAGAAATTGTAGAGAAAGAGGAGAGAAAGTTTTATGAATCTTCAAAAGGGAAATTAAAAGAATTTTTGAAAAATGCTAATATCACTTGGAAAAAGGAATTTTTAACTCAAGCTCCTTATCTTTTATTTGTTTATTCCGATAAAAGTGCACCTTTTTCCAAAGAATCCACGTGGCTAGCAATAGGTTATTTGTTATTAGCTCTTGAAGAAATAGGTCTTTCTACTGTAACGTATACCCCTCCAAATCTAAATGATTTTTCTTTTGGAAATTATAAACTAGAGGTTATTCTTCCAATTGGATATGGTAATGATCCAAAGGAAAAATATCACCGAAAAAATATAGATGAAATTATTTCTTTTAATGATATTTTTTGA
- a CDS encoding alpha/beta hydrolase: MEYRLVRVSKDGMIVKIKIKGWLDMKGKLIKIKDFYSPQLKNTRNILIYLPPGYDEDKRYPVLYMHDGQNLFDKNTSFSKIEWKVDETLNELITTGKIKSIIVVGIYNNSDRLSEYSPWYNERYKAGEKGEKYIEFIINTLKPHIDDKFSTNKEENYIGGFSMGGLILLYALKYPFFKGAIVMSPSLFLEIQKYLKKLKM; this comes from the coding sequence GTGGAATATAGATTGGTAAGGGTATCAAAAGATGGAATGATTGTGAAGATAAAGATAAAGGGTTGGTTAGATATGAAAGGAAAGTTGATAAAAATAAAGGATTTTTATTCTCCGCAGTTAAAAAACACAAGAAATATATTAATATACCTTCCACCTGGATACGATGAAGATAAAAGATATCCTGTTTTGTACATGCATGATGGACAGAATTTGTTTGATAAAAATACTTCTTTTTCAAAAATAGAGTGGAAAGTTGATGAGACATTAAATGAATTGATAACCACAGGAAAAATAAAATCTATAATTGTTGTAGGTATTTATAACAACAGTGATAGATTATCTGAGTATTCTCCTTGGTATAATGAAAGGTATAAAGCAGGGGAGAAGGGGGAAAAATACATAGAGTTTATAATTAACACCTTAAAACCACACATAGATGATAAATTTTCAACTAATAAAGAAGAAAATTACATAGGTGGTTTTTCTATGGGCGGATTAATCTTACTGTATGCACTTAAATACCCGTTTTTTAAAGGTGCGATAGTAATGAGTCCTTCACTTTTTTTGGAAATTCAAAAATATTTGAAGAAGTTAAAAATGTAA
- a CDS encoding methylenetetrahydrofolate reductase gives MKISKIKDFFVSVEVIPPLRGHSIDEIYKVVDKIAPFNPAFISVTKHPAELEYYEVDGRILKLPKVRRPGTMGIVAALKMRYDIDVVPHLTCIGNSKFELEELLIDLDFIGIDNVFVVRGDKKRNVIKKDGQYEYAYQLVEQIFNMNKGKYLYQNAKKTDFCIGVAGYPEKHFESPNMTEDIKYLKRKIEAGAKFVITQMFFDEKKYIDFVERLKKENITIPIIPGIKPITSYKSAKKLPGTFFIDIPEKLLEDLREAKTEKEEFFVGIRHTIKMIEKLREYGIPGIHIFTMSKPDPVLEILKNI, from the coding sequence ATGAAGATATCTAAAATAAAGGATTTTTTTGTATCAGTTGAGGTGATTCCACCACTTAGAGGTCACAGTATAGATGAGATTTATAAGGTGGTTGACAAAATAGCACCTTTTAATCCAGCGTTTATAAGTGTTACAAAACATCCTGCTGAACTGGAGTATTATGAGGTAGATGGGCGGATTTTGAAACTTCCAAAAGTGAGAAGACCTGGAACAATGGGAATAGTTGCAGCATTAAAGATGCGGTACGATATAGATGTTGTTCCACATCTTACTTGTATTGGGAATAGCAAGTTTGAACTTGAAGAACTCCTTATTGACCTTGATTTTATAGGCATAGATAATGTTTTTGTTGTAAGAGGTGATAAAAAAAGGAATGTAATAAAAAAAGATGGGCAGTATGAGTATGCATATCAGCTTGTTGAGCAGATTTTTAATATGAACAAGGGAAAGTACCTATACCAAAATGCAAAAAAAACGGATTTCTGTATAGGTGTTGCAGGATATCCAGAAAAGCATTTTGAGTCTCCTAATATGACGGAAGATATAAAATATCTTAAAAGAAAGATAGAAGCCGGTGCAAAGTTTGTAATAACTCAAATGTTCTTTGATGAAAAAAAGTACATTGATTTTGTTGAAAGATTGAAAAAGGAGAATATAACAATTCCTATTATTCCTGGTATTAAGCCAATAACAAGCTATAAAAGCGCAAAAAAACTTCCCGGGACGTTTTTTATAGACATTCCAGAAAAATTACTTGAGGATTTGAGAGAGGCAAAAACAGAAAAAGAAGAATTTTTTGTAGGAATAAGGCATACCATAAAGATGATAGAAAAACTTCGTGAGTATGGTATACCTGGAATTCATATATTTACTATGAGTAAGCCAGATCCAGTATTAGAAATATTAAAGAATATATAG
- a CDS encoding homocysteine S-methyltransferase family protein — MVILERKEFLELLNERIYFLDGAYGTEFFKLGFKEVIETLNVTNSEMVYALQKAYVDAGVDFLLTNTFSANRLKLSSLKVKYNLKDINYNAVKIAKKARKDKKVYILGDISSTGYLISPLGELTFDEAYEVFKEQGEILLNSGIDGFILETMSDLKELKAAILALRDLSKDVPIIVQMTFDEDGVAVTGTSVEIFSTLMNDLDVDVVGINCTLEPEKLLPVFKQLSNYSRKPISVEPNAGKPKLLRDGSIVYNTSPEKFALYMEDFVEFGANIVGGCCGTSPEHIRLMVEFLKEKKPKKREIVKEEFVSSRTKLKKMKPFLIIGERINAAGKKKFQQKIRERNYNKIVELAILQEKEGAHVLDLNLGIEKLLDKTHFSQVVNTLDKISSLPLSLDIQEFEFMEMALKEYVGRPIINSSTAKRENLDKAIYLLKRYGGILILLTMKDKIPESAKERFDIALEAIRYLEKHDIEKERVIVDPLVLPLGAKKDPAVTIKTIELLSKEGINTSIGLSNLSFGMPNREALNSSFLALCIDKGLTAAILNTSEKCTMNAVFGSLTLKGVDFEKKEIIRNEPMIEMILNKKEDELKREIEKLLEEYTPLQISQDILSKKMEYIGELYSKGEIYLPQLILAAETVTPIFEYLNSLIESNAREKLGTVVLATVEGDVHDIGKRIVGTVLKSSGINVIDLGKDVPAKEILKAVKEYKPDIVGLSAMMTTTIGRIKEVKDLFVDNNVDIPIISGGASMNKEIADNFGVYYAKNASQALKLVKKILKR, encoded by the coding sequence GTGGTAATTTTGGAAAGAAAAGAATTTTTAGAACTGTTAAATGAAAGAATATATTTTTTGGATGGAGCATATGGTACGGAATTTTTTAAATTGGGTTTTAAGGAAGTAATTGAAACTTTAAATGTTACAAATAGTGAAATGGTTTATGCCCTTCAAAAGGCTTATGTTGATGCAGGGGTAGATTTTCTTTTAACAAACACTTTTAGTGCAAACAGGTTGAAACTAAGTTCATTAAAGGTGAAATATAATTTAAAGGATATTAATTACAATGCGGTAAAGATAGCGAAGAAGGCCAGAAAGGATAAAAAAGTTTATATACTTGGTGATATATCGTCAACGGGATACCTTATTTCACCACTTGGAGAATTAACTTTTGATGAAGCATACGAGGTGTTTAAAGAGCAAGGGGAGATACTTTTAAATTCTGGGATTGATGGGTTTATTTTGGAAACTATGTCTGATTTAAAAGAGTTAAAAGCGGCTATTTTGGCCTTGAGAGATTTGTCAAAGGATGTACCAATAATTGTTCAAATGACGTTTGATGAAGATGGAGTAGCTGTTACGGGGACAAGTGTGGAAATTTTTTCTACATTGATGAATGATTTAGATGTGGATGTTGTAGGAATAAATTGTACACTTGAGCCGGAAAAATTATTACCCGTTTTTAAGCAACTCTCAAATTATTCAAGAAAGCCTATAAGTGTAGAGCCAAATGCGGGAAAACCAAAGCTATTGAGAGATGGTAGCATAGTATATAACACATCTCCTGAAAAATTTGCATTGTATATGGAAGACTTTGTTGAATTTGGTGCAAATATAGTAGGAGGATGTTGTGGGACATCACCTGAGCATATAAGGTTGATGGTTGAATTTTTGAAAGAAAAAAAGCCTAAGAAAAGAGAGATAGTAAAAGAGGAATTTGTTTCAAGTAGAACCAAGTTAAAAAAAATGAAGCCATTCCTTATAATCGGCGAAAGAATTAATGCTGCAGGAAAGAAAAAGTTTCAACAAAAAATAAGAGAAAGAAATTACAACAAGATAGTAGAACTTGCAATTTTACAAGAAAAAGAAGGTGCCCATGTATTGGATCTAAACCTTGGAATAGAAAAATTACTTGATAAAACACATTTTAGTCAAGTTGTTAATACATTAGATAAGATAAGTTCTTTACCTCTTTCGTTGGATATACAAGAATTTGAGTTTATGGAAATGGCATTGAAAGAATATGTAGGAAGACCTATAATAAACTCTTCAACTGCAAAAAGGGAAAATTTAGATAAAGCAATTTATCTTTTAAAAAGATACGGTGGAATTTTGATTCTCTTAACCATGAAGGATAAGATACCTGAAAGTGCAAAGGAGCGATTTGATATAGCACTTGAAGCTATAAGGTATCTAGAAAAACATGATATAGAAAAAGAGCGTGTAATTGTTGATCCGTTGGTTTTGCCATTGGGGGCCAAGAAAGATCCAGCTGTTACAATAAAAACAATCGAACTTCTTTCAAAAGAGGGTATAAATACAAGTATAGGACTTTCTAATTTAAGTTTTGGTATGCCAAATAGAGAAGCTCTTAATAGTTCATTTTTGGCTCTTTGTATTGATAAGGGATTAACTGCGGCTATTTTGAATACATCTGAAAAGTGTACCATGAATGCTGTATTTGGTAGCCTTACTTTAAAAGGAGTGGATTTTGAAAAAAAAGAGATAATACGTAACGAGCCCATGATTGAAATGATACTAAACAAAAAAGAAGATGAATTAAAAAGAGAGATAGAGAAATTACTTGAAGAATATACTCCTCTTCAAATAAGTCAGGATATTCTTTCGAAGAAGATGGAGTACATTGGAGAACTGTATTCAAAAGGGGAAATATATCTCCCACAACTTATTCTCGCCGCAGAAACAGTAACTCCTATATTTGAATACCTAAATTCATTAATTGAAAGTAACGCTAGGGAAAAGTTGGGAACAGTTGTACTTGCAACGGTAGAGGGGGATGTGCATGATATAGGTAAAAGGATAGTTGGAACGGTTTTAAAAAGTTCTGGTATAAACGTTATAGATCTTGGAAAGGACGTTCCTGCAAAAGAAATTTTAAAGGCGGTTAAGGAATATAAACCTGATATAGTCGGTTTATCTGCCATGATGACAACAACTATTGGAAGAATAAAAGAGGTAAAGGATTTATTTGTCGATAATAATGTAGATATTCCTATAATTTCTGGAGGAGCATCTATGAACAAAGAAATTGCGGATAATTTTGGTGTATATTATGCCAAAAACGCATCACAAGCACTAAAGTTGGTAAAAAAAATACTTAAGAGGTGA
- a CDS encoding TrpB-like pyridoxal phosphate-dependent enzyme, producing MRVIYLSTEEMPRHWYNVLSDLPFELDPPLDPETTNPISPEKLLKIFPEPLLEQEMTKKRFIEIPDEVLKEYLRFRPTPLIRAKFLEEYLDTPAKIFYKYEGVSPTGSHKTNTAIAQVYYNRISGTKVLYTETGAGQWGSALSYAGLKFNIPVKVFMVRVSFEQKPMRKQLMNLFGGDVVPSPSKFTEFGKSFDENHPGSLGIAISEAMEKVLNEEGAKYSLGSVLNHVLLHQTVIGLEIKKQLEKVNLEPDVIIACHGGGSNFGGTVFPFVPDKLSGKNVDFVACEPESCPTLTKGVYRYDFGDSSGLTPLLKMYTLGKDFIPPKIHAGGLRYHGASPIISRLVKEEIIRAESFSQDETFNAARIFAKVEGIVPAPESAHAIAGAIREAKRAKEEKREKVIVFTLSGHGLFDLSAYS from the coding sequence ATGAGGGTTATTTATCTAAGCACTGAGGAGATGCCAAGGCATTGGTATAACGTTCTTTCAGATTTGCCTTTTGAATTAGATCCACCACTTGATCCTGAGACGACAAATCCCATTTCTCCGGAAAAGCTTTTAAAGATTTTTCCAGAGCCTTTGCTTGAACAGGAGATGACTAAAAAAAGATTTATAGAAATTCCAGATGAAGTACTAAAGGAGTATTTAAGATTTAGACCAACTCCACTAATTAGGGCAAAATTTTTGGAAGAGTATCTAGATACTCCTGCAAAGATTTTTTACAAATACGAAGGTGTAAGTCCAACAGGGAGTCATAAAACAAATACGGCAATAGCGCAGGTGTATTACAATAGGATTTCTGGAACAAAGGTGTTGTACACTGAAACAGGTGCGGGACAATGGGGAAGTGCTTTATCTTACGCAGGGTTAAAATTCAATATTCCTGTAAAAGTGTTTATGGTAAGAGTAAGCTTTGAGCAAAAACCAATGAGAAAACAACTTATGAATCTTTTTGGTGGAGATGTGGTACCATCGCCTAGTAAATTTACAGAGTTTGGTAAGAGTTTTGATGAAAATCATCCGGGAAGTTTGGGTATAGCCATTAGTGAGGCTATGGAAAAAGTGTTAAACGAGGAAGGTGCAAAATATTCTTTGGGAAGTGTTTTAAATCATGTGTTGTTGCATCAAACGGTAATAGGGCTTGAAATAAAAAAACAACTTGAAAAAGTTAATTTAGAACCTGATGTAATAATAGCGTGTCATGGTGGAGGTTCAAATTTTGGCGGAACAGTTTTTCCTTTTGTTCCAGATAAACTTTCTGGAAAAAATGTGGATTTTGTTGCATGTGAGCCGGAAAGTTGTCCTACTTTGACAAAAGGAGTATATAGATATGATTTTGGTGATAGTTCTGGTTTAACTCCTTTGTTGAAGATGTATACCTTGGGAAAAGATTTTATTCCACCAAAGATTCATGCAGGTGGCTTAAGATATCATGGTGCTTCACCAATAATTTCGCGTCTTGTAAAAGAAGAAATAATTCGTGCAGAAAGTTTTTCGCAAGATGAAACATTTAATGCAGCAAGGATATTTGCAAAGGTTGAAGGAATTGTTCCAGCTCCTGAATCGGCTCATGCTATAGCAGGCGCAATAAGGGAAGCAAAAAGGGCAAAGGAGGAAAAAAGAGAAAAGGTTATTGTTTTTACACTATCAGGGCATGGATTATTTGATTTAAGTGCATATAGTTAA
- a CDS encoding inorganic phosphate transporter — protein sequence MYILPAILFGVFLGSNDSANIFGPSVEMGILRYRLITVVSAISIFFGAIFGGKSGIETISSFSNMNIYFAVLSTISAVLTMVILSKLGIPSSSSQAIVGGILGAGILNNYVNIGILFKLLVAWVLTPIGGMFFGFLMYKVLSVPFNKIRSIQLREKLIVLFTLVIGAYASFSLGANNVANVTGVFAKKMGIDTAVFIGGLSISVGALFSNKRVMYTISKRIIELDYFSSAISVLGQAITVWLYSLVGIPVSVSQAIVGAVIGAGFAKGSKLVNKRIIVKIALTWIVTPTFSAFFTILLYYITNFFD from the coding sequence TTGTATATTTTACCTGCTATACTTTTTGGAGTATTTCTTGGTTCAAATGATTCGGCAAATATTTTTGGACCATCTGTGGAGATGGGGATTTTAAGGTATAGGTTAATTACAGTTGTATCTGCTATATCCATATTTTTTGGAGCTATTTTTGGGGGAAAAAGTGGAATAGAAACAATAAGTAGTTTTTCGAATATGAATATTTATTTTGCCGTTCTTTCAACTATTTCTGCTGTGCTTACTATGGTAATACTCTCAAAACTTGGGATTCCTTCTTCATCATCACAAGCCATTGTTGGAGGGATTTTAGGTGCAGGAATTTTAAATAACTATGTTAATATTGGTATATTATTTAAATTGTTAGTTGCCTGGGTTCTAACACCAATTGGTGGAATGTTCTTTGGGTTTTTGATGTATAAAGTATTGTCTGTACCTTTTAACAAGATAAGGTCTATACAATTACGTGAAAAGCTAATTGTTTTATTTACATTAGTAATTGGAGCATATGCTTCGTTTTCTTTAGGTGCAAATAACGTTGCAAATGTAACGGGTGTTTTTGCAAAGAAGATGGGAATAGATACAGCTGTGTTTATTGGTGGTTTGAGTATATCGGTGGGAGCTCTTTTTAGTAACAAGAGGGTGATGTATACAATTAGTAAAAGAATAATAGAACTTGATTACTTTTCTTCTGCAATTTCAGTTTTAGGTCAGGCGATAACGGTTTGGCTGTATTCACTTGTTGGTATTCCCGTTTCAGTTTCTCAGGCTATAGTTGGTGCTGTAATTGGTGCTGGATTTGCGAAAGGTTCAAAACTTGTAAATAAACGGATAATAGTCAAGATAGCATTAACATGGATAGTTACCCCTACTTTTTCTGCTTTTTTTACAATCCTTTTGTATTACATTACAAATTTTTTTGATTAA
- a CDS encoding UPF0280 family protein, translating into MNRYYRELMGHNLFSFRVKYKESDIWIGMDKKIPGLPILIYEYLVDLRKSIEEYVDEEFLGVLKPLKIKCDEPEIVKDMILCSQKAGVGPMAAVAGAFSKFVGRFILNTFSPQKLFVENGGDLYVFSTTDTSVGIVSNTINLKIELPAGEYGIATSSRYIGHSKNFGKTDTTTVVTHDATLSDAYATAISNNIKNVYDAKRILKKEFQEIQDIVVIIDGYVVIKGIHRVRGW; encoded by the coding sequence TTGAATAGGTATTATAGAGAGTTAATGGGACATAATTTATTTTCGTTTAGGGTAAAATATAAAGAAAGCGATATTTGGATAGGGATGGATAAAAAGATACCTGGTTTGCCAATTTTGATTTATGAGTATCTTGTGGATTTAAGAAAGAGTATAGAAGAGTATGTAGATGAAGAGTTTTTAGGTGTGCTAAAGCCATTAAAAATCAAGTGTGATGAGCCGGAAATAGTTAAAGATATGATACTTTGTTCACAAAAAGCAGGTGTTGGTCCTATGGCAGCTGTTGCTGGTGCGTTTTCGAAGTTTGTTGGACGGTTTATATTAAACACATTTTCTCCACAAAAACTTTTTGTGGAAAATGGCGGAGATTTATATGTTTTTTCTACAACTGATACAAGTGTTGGAATAGTTTCAAATACGATAAATTTGAAAATAGAACTTCCTGCTGGAGAATATGGTATTGCCACTTCATCGAGATATATAGGTCATTCAAAAAATTTTGGAAAAACAGATACGACTACTGTTGTTACACACGATGCAACTCTTTCAGACGCCTACGCAACTGCTATATCAAACAATATAAAAAACGTATACGATGCAAAAAGAATTTTAAAAAAAGAGTTTCAAGAAATACAAGATATAGTTGTAATTATAGATGGATATGTTGTTATAAAGGGTATACACAGAGTGAGGGGATGGTAA
- a CDS encoding LemA family protein: protein MIGYIVLAIVLLFVLYLIGTYNSLVRLKKLIENAWSQIDVQLKRRHDLIPNLVNSVKGYMKYEQETLEKVMKARAAAISSKDINKRMESENELTGLLSRLLAVVENYPELKANENVNQLMNELRKTEDKIAYARQFYNDTVMKYNTKISVFPSNVVAKMFNFKGEPFFKIKETEKEVPTVSFE, encoded by the coding sequence ATGATTGGGTATATAGTGTTAGCGATAGTTTTGCTTTTTGTGCTTTATCTCATAGGTACGTATAATAGTCTTGTAAGGTTAAAGAAATTGATTGAAAATGCTTGGAGTCAAATTGATGTACAGTTAAAAAGAAGGCACGATTTAATTCCAAATCTCGTAAATTCCGTAAAAGGTTATATGAAATATGAGCAAGAAACGTTGGAAAAGGTTATGAAAGCCAGGGCAGCTGCAATATCTAGTAAGGATATTAACAAAAGAATGGAAAGCGAAAACGAATTAACAGGACTTTTATCTAGATTGTTAGCCGTTGTGGAAAATTATCCTGAATTAAAGGCAAATGAAAATGTAAATCAACTTATGAATGAGCTCAGGAAAACAGAAGATAAGATTGCATATGCAAGGCAGTTTTATAACGATACGGTGATGAAATATAACACAAAGATATCTGTATTTCCATCAAATGTAGTTGCAAAGATGTTCAATTTTAAAGGAGAACCATTTTTCAAAATCAAAGAGACAGAAAAAGAAGTTCCAACAGTTTCATTTGAGTAA